The window CTGCCGGGTGCGCCTTCGCTCCCGGTGTTCGGTGCACTGGTTGGTGCCTCGCTTCTCATCCTCGCGTTCTCGTTCGCCGGCACAGGGAGTGCCCTCCGGACGACGGTCGCCTGCTGGGTACTGGCGCTCGTGATGTTTGCCGTCGTGTGGTTGGCCCAGCAAGGAACCGACAGCCTGTGGCTCGTTGCGGTGACGCTGGCCGTCGTCGGCCTGCTGGTGGGCTACGGGCTGCATCGATACGAACGGGTTCAGTTGGGGCTGGTCAGGACAGGTTCAGAGGCAGAGGCAGAAGGCTGATTCAACTATCGTGAAGCGGCACGTACGACCGCAGTTCCTCTATCGCGGTATCGACGAGCGACGACTGCAGTTCTCCCTGTTGATTGTCGAGGTCGCTGAGTTTGAGGGTTGCCACGTACCAGGGGGAGATGTACGCGTCCTTCTCCGAGCCTCCCCGGACCCATCCCGATTCCGGCACATCGATCCCCTGGGAATGGCGCTGCGTCGTCATCGCGACGACGATACATTCGACATCCGCAAACGGATGATTTCGACCGCTGAGAACCAACCACGGTCGATACGCGGGACTGGACTTGTTCGGTGCCGGACCCCACCACACCTCTCCTCGGCGGTCGGTCATTCGGAGGGCTCGTCCTCAGTATCCGCCTCGACACCCGGCCCCCACTCGTCCGGGTCCTCGGCTCCGAGTCGTTCGGTTACTGCTCGCGCGGTCGCCATTCCGCTGATCGTCTTCTCGACATCCGCATCGGGGGAGATTGCCCAGTAGTCCCCACGGTGCCGAACGAGTCCGCGGTCCTCCAGACGGGAGAGTACGACACCAACGCTCCCTCTCGCGACAGCAGTGGCCTCGTGAATCTCCTTCGGGGTGAACGCCTGCTCGGGGGACGAGGCTAGGAACGTGAGAATCGTCTCGGCGTTCGTCCGTCCCTCTGCGCGAAGTTCCTCGGGAGGCCCTTGCTCAAAGCGTTCGATGTCGATGGGCATACGCTCCTTTTGTAATCGGATGTAATAGATGTAATGGGCAAATCAGGCGTCATCTCTCCTCGGCCGCTGGCGGCGCGTGATAATTGACGATGACTCAATCTACAAGGAAATCGTTCAGTGTAGCGAACTCCTCTGCCGTGAGGATGACCTCGGTGTCGAACGCATCGAATCGCTCGAAGTCATCGTCGATCGTCAGTACGGTATTCACCCCCTCGCTAATCGCGACCTGAGCGTAGTACCCATCCCACCCATCGACGTTTGCGTCCCCCGCTCGAGAGAACCCACCCCGAACGACGCCGTCGGGCATCCCGTCGTACCAGTGAACCCGCTTCGCGTCCATGAAGTTCTGTAACAGCCGGGATGCATCGGCGTTCGAGCGTCCGTAGTACGTCGTCAGGACGGTATGTGCCCCGATGAGTGCAGGGTACGGAACGACAGCCTCGATATCTCCGGTGATGGCGTCCCGGACGTACGAGAGCGCCGCCTCCCGGACGGGTGCTTCCGTGTGCGCGAGTGCGATTACACCGACATCGAACAGATACGGCCCCCCGGCGTCACTCATCGTCGGCCTTCTCCGCCCCCCGACGAACAGCCTCACGGTGCTTGCGGGCGATCGGGTCAGCTCCTTCCTCGAGCGACGTTGTCTCGCTCTGTTTCGGAGACGTCTCCTCGACGAGCTGGTCCATGCGTTCGATCACCCGTTCGGGGTCGTCTTCCGGTTCGACGACCGCTTTTCCCTCTTCTTCGTGGATGTCGACCTCCGTCCCGGGTGTGATCCCGAGACGCTCCCGGACCTCCTGCGGGAGGACGATTCGGCCCTTCGAATCCACTTTCACCATGTTCCCACATCTAGTGGGAGTGAGTAAAACGGTTTCCCTCGACTAGTGCTCCGCCGGACCGAATCGTGTGGCGGTTCATGAACCGGTTCCCGGTTCAGAGAGTCGTCTCTCGTCGCTCTCCCCCACGTTCGGCAGGGCGCCGATTCCGGAGGAGCCATGAGTCAGGAGGCGGAGACGGGAGACGAACACGGCATGTCGGGTGCGCTGGACGAAAACGAGCGCGGGGAGGCCGATGACGACAGCGGTGCCTCCGACCAGACCCCAGCGGCACAGGACGACCAGCCCGACCGCGCCACGCTCGCCGCGCAACTCGACCTGCTGCAGGAGGAGAACCGACGACTTCGCCGCGAGTACGCCCGTGCCCGACAGCAGAGCTATCGCCGGACGGCGCTCGGACTCGCGCTCGTCGGCGTCGTCGCGGCCGGGGCGGGCGTCCTCTTCCCGGGCGCCCGCACGGTCCTGTTCGCCCTCGGCGCGACGGGCATCTTCGGCGCACTCCTGACCTACTATCTCACGCCGGAGCGGTTCATCTCGGTCAGCGTCGGGGAAGCCGTCTACGGCACCCTCGCGACCAACGGGACCGCACTGCGCGACGACCTCGGGCTCGGGGGCCCGATATACGTCCCACGCGGGGCGAGCGACGACGTGCGGCTGTTCGCCTCGCAGGCCGACGGTGGCGGCGGTGACCCCGAACTCCCGGCCGGAGCCGACCTCGAGCCCGGCTTCGTCATCACGGATACCACGCGCGGCCTCGCGCTCGTCCCGACGGGTGACGCGCTGTTCGACGAGTTCGAGCGGTCGCTGACGGGCCCGCTGGCGGACGCCCCGAGCGCGCTGGCCGAGCAACTCGCCGACGGCCTCGTCGAGCAGTTCGAACTCGTCGACGGGACCGACGTGGACGCGAGCCACGAGCGCGTCACCGTCGGTATCTCCGGGTCCGCGTACGGCGACGTGGGGCGCTTCGACCACCCGGTCGCATCGTTCCTCGCGGCCGGCTTCGCCCGCGGGTTCGAGGTTCCCACGGAGACCGAGGTTACGGAAGCGGATGGTCGGGCGGACGTGGCCGTGACTGTGCGGCCCGCTCGGGAGGAGGAGGCGTTCGAGACGGACACTCCGCCCACAGACCAGTGAGGGTGGCCGTAGTCAGCGTCCAGTGAGGGATAATCTTCCCCGTATCCGCCGATTATCGCCAGTCCCGGCGGCCATTATCGTGATAATGATTATCCTGATAACGACCTGCTCGTACTGCGGTAAACTGGTGGTGACGTAGGGGAAGACAGCCCGGAAAAGTCGAAGCTCGTTGTGCGCGGCGTCGCTTACCTCTCGACACCTGAACCGCCGTCGCTGACCGCCTCCTCCTCGCCGCCCTCCGTCTCCTCCAGCATCCCCTCGGCACTCGGCGGTGCCACCGACGCGACCACGTCCTGCACCACCTCGCGTGCCGTCATGTCGCTCAGTTCCGCGTCCGTACTCAACACCAGCCGATGCGCGAGGATGGGCTCTGCCAGTGCCTTCACGTCGTCTGGGATGACGTACTCGCGCCCCTCGATGGCGGCCTGTGCCTTCCCGGCGTTGAGGAAGGCCAGCGTTGCCCGTGGCGAGGCACCGTGAGCCGTGTCCGGACTCTCACGGGTCGCCGCGACGAGGTCGAGGATGTACTCCTTGACCGGCTGCTCGACGTGGATATCGGTCACGGTCTCGCGGGCTTCCTGGAGGCCCTCGGGGTCGACGACCTGCTCGACAGCGTCCGGGCCGAGCCCCGGCTCGCTGTCGAACCGGTCGAGGATGGCCGACTCCGTCTCGCGGTCGGGCAGGTCGACGGTCAGCTTGAACTGGAAGCGGTCGCGCTGGGCCTCGGGCAGCGAGAACGTCCCCTCGAACTCGATGGGGTTCTGCGTCGCGACGACGAAGAACGGGTCCGGGAGCGAGTGCGTCTCCCCTTCGATGGTGACGGTTCGCTCCTGCATCGCCTCGAGCAGCGCGGACTGGGTCTTCGGCGTGGCGCGGTTGATCTCGTCGGCCACCACCACGTTCGCGAAGACGGGGCCCTTCTGGACCACGAACTCGCCGGTGTTCTCGCGGTAGACGTTCGTCCCCGTCACGTCGGCGGGCAGCACGTCGGGCGTCATCTGGATGCGGTTGTACTCCAGCCCGGTCGCCCGGGCCATCAGGTTCGCCATCGTCGTCTTCGCCACCCCAGGGACGCCCTCCAGCAGGACGTGGCCCCGCGTCAGCAGCGCGATGGTCAGGCGGTCGACGGTGTCCTCGTTGCCGATGAGCACCGTGCTCACTTCCTCGCGGACGGCCGCGGCCACCGACGCGGGGTCAGTCATCTGCGCCACCTTCGCCGCGTTCCGTTGAAATCCCTTGTGCAATCCGCCGGATTCGCGACTCGTCCCACTCTGGGTGTTGCTCGCGGAGGTACGCCACGAGGGCGGCCTCCGTCACGGGCGGGGCGTCGGACGGGCGCTTGCGGCGAAGTCGCCCCACGGCGCTACCCAGTCGTCCGAACAAGCCGGCACCCCACGCACCGACGAGGCCGACCGCGA of the Haloglomus salinum genome contains:
- a CDS encoding MarR family transcriptional regulator; translation: MPIDIERFEQGPPEELRAEGRTNAETILTFLASSPEQAFTPKEIHEATAVARGSVGVVLSRLEDRGLVRHRGDYWAISPDADVEKTISGMATARAVTERLGAEDPDEWGPGVEADTEDEPSE
- a CDS encoding AAA family ATPase, giving the protein MTDPASVAAAVREEVSTVLIGNEDTVDRLTIALLTRGHVLLEGVPGVAKTTMANLMARATGLEYNRIQMTPDVLPADVTGTNVYRENTGEFVVQKGPVFANVVVADEINRATPKTQSALLEAMQERTVTIEGETHSLPDPFFVVATQNPIEFEGTFSLPEAQRDRFQFKLTVDLPDRETESAILDRFDSEPGLGPDAVEQVVDPEGLQEARETVTDIHVEQPVKEYILDLVAATRESPDTAHGASPRATLAFLNAGKAQAAIEGREYVIPDDVKALAEPILAHRLVLSTDAELSDMTAREVVQDVVASVAPPSAEGMLEETEGGEEEAVSDGGSGVER
- a CDS encoding type II toxin-antitoxin system PemK/MazF family toxin — encoded protein: MTDRRGEVWWGPAPNKSSPAYRPWLVLSGRNHPFADVECIVVAMTTQRHSQGIDVPESGWVRGGSEKDAYISPWYVATLKLSDLDNQQGELQSSLVDTAIEELRSYVPLHDS
- a CDS encoding AbrB/MazE/SpoVT family DNA-binding domain-containing protein, with protein sequence MVKVDSKGRIVLPQEVRERLGITPGTEVDIHEEEGKAVVEPEDDPERVIERMDQLVEETSPKQSETTSLEEGADPIARKHREAVRRGAEKADDE
- a CDS encoding type II toxin-antitoxin system VapC family toxin is translated as MSDAGGPYLFDVGVIALAHTEAPVREAALSYVRDAITGDIEAVVPYPALIGAHTVLTTYYGRSNADASRLLQNFMDAKRVHWYDGMPDGVVRGGFSRAGDANVDGWDGYYAQVAISEGVNTVLTIDDDFERFDAFDTEVILTAEEFATLNDFLVD